A part of Streptomyces sp. NBC_01235 genomic DNA contains:
- a CDS encoding LamG-like jellyroll fold domain-containing protein yields MEIISLRGESSEVYATPEGHLEAREHLRPVRTRVDGAWRAIDTTLTRDANGTVAPKATTVGLTFSGGGSSPLVRMMKDGRELALSWPEKLPAPELNGNTVTYPDVLPDVDLRMTAQQDGFTQLLVVKSPEAAASTELSKLRLKLDADGMRVEETRDGGLAAIDKGAGSAVFEAPRPVMWDSSNQAPGTATASQSVTGATTASPSTSKRSAAAAAGTDTTAAPAASAATATTGPTESEAVAAESGNVAPVGVDVSPAQNALVLTPDQDVLRGKDTVYPVFIDPQWYSPKASAWTMASKYWASSPQWKFNGDADAGLGYCNWSYCAPYDTKRLFYRIPTSKFAGRTVLQAEFVVRNTWSASCADRGVELWRTKDISSSTTWNSQNASGFWVDHLRTASFAYGYTGCAAKDAEFDVKSAVQQAADKKWSTMTFGMKAASETDGYAWKRFSDDAYLRVQYNRPPPQVKTSQLTMEYGGSCKAAASAARVRTLGKIYANDVTDPDGDSVSVQFAASWDTGDGKGVITRWKAALTTAKKSGSDFVVTLPSSIPTNKTVNWYVRSYDGAQYSPWSSTGATGCYFVYDTSVPKAPAISSAIYPASNPEDPEDPWYDGVGQYGNFVITGAVSDVTKYWFGINGDPVSANTVATSAGAARTVPVLPLKPGLNTFTARSFDTAGNASEIRTYQFRVKSGQLERADWSMDEAAGATQAVGSAPEQTATLHGGPTPNVEGKFGKAVQFDGVDDYAATDIATINTDVSFSVSAWVKLSAMPTGAAVVASQRGNNKPGFELSYSKGNDRWVYTQYTADTATGTPVQAMQAAAGGVKAGEWTHLVGIYSASEKLLKLYVNGALAGTTAYSTPWNARRGMVIGGSFLGGTPTSPFPGVIDEVKTFEKPLTTAEVSSLYSSNSVGAGRPARMVFHMEDTAEATALSGRADVNPAVLKGGATTGAAGVDGNALTLDGTDDYAITGSPHVNTSYSFAVSAWVKLSKTKPTHAATVASQIGAVVTGPELYYSSSNDRWAFNQHSADTADSTVARAMQPTGTTAYGGEWTHLVGVQDTVAHTLSLYVNGTLAGTAVLPATWYAGGAVQIGASAFQGVPTSFFPGQIDDVRLFDRPVSAGEVQQLFKQRAVVKGRWKFETATGTPLTSPDASSSGNAMTLYNGAQAGSGGVEAGLGGVDGTVTFDGTDDYAAASVVPVDTSASFTVSAFVQTAAVPTGPVTVMSAPGAKKSAFAVRYEPSATPATDPGRWRIATADSDSDSATVSDIGNGMFYTPTDWNHVALVYDGFSKEIRLYVNGELQETACADADDDGVQDDASCTDTVSWSDDVLTYKAAKTLQLGRDTSGSTSGQYFPGSLSDVWVFQGALNETQIDYLVLGTPGVETTVPSGD; encoded by the coding sequence GTGGAGATCATCTCGTTGCGCGGTGAGAGCAGCGAGGTGTACGCCACCCCGGAGGGGCACTTGGAGGCGCGGGAGCATCTGCGTCCGGTGCGCACTCGGGTGGACGGCGCGTGGCGGGCCATCGACACTACCTTGACCCGTGACGCGAACGGAACGGTGGCGCCGAAGGCCACGACGGTCGGCCTGACGTTCTCCGGCGGGGGTTCGTCCCCGCTGGTGCGGATGATGAAGGACGGCCGTGAACTGGCGTTGTCCTGGCCGGAGAAGCTGCCCGCCCCGGAGCTGAACGGGAACACCGTCACCTACCCGGACGTGCTGCCCGACGTCGACCTGCGGATGACGGCGCAGCAGGACGGCTTTACCCAACTCCTGGTCGTCAAGTCGCCTGAGGCTGCGGCGAGCACTGAACTGAGCAAGCTGCGGCTGAAGTTGGACGCCGACGGCATGCGGGTCGAGGAGACACGTGACGGTGGCCTGGCGGCGATCGACAAGGGTGCCGGGAGCGCGGTCTTCGAGGCCCCTCGCCCCGTGATGTGGGACTCCAGCAACCAGGCGCCCGGCACCGCGACGGCGTCCCAGTCCGTCACTGGAGCCACCACAGCGTCGCCGAGTACCTCGAAACGCTCAGCAGCAGCGGCCGCCGGTACCGACACCACGGCTGCCCCGGCCGCTTCTGCAGCCACCGCCACCACCGGCCCTACTGAGTCCGAGGCAGTCGCCGCGGAATCCGGAAATGTGGCGCCGGTCGGAGTGGACGTTTCTCCCGCGCAGAACGCCCTGGTGCTGACGCCGGACCAAGATGTGCTCAGAGGCAAGGACACGGTGTATCCCGTGTTCATCGATCCCCAGTGGTACTCCCCGAAGGCCTCGGCGTGGACGATGGCCTCCAAGTACTGGGCGTCGTCGCCGCAGTGGAAGTTCAACGGCGACGCGGACGCGGGCCTCGGGTACTGCAACTGGTCCTACTGCGCGCCGTACGACACCAAGCGGCTCTTCTACCGCATCCCGACCTCGAAGTTCGCCGGCCGGACCGTGCTGCAGGCGGAGTTCGTGGTCCGCAACACCTGGTCGGCGTCGTGCGCGGACCGGGGCGTGGAGCTGTGGCGTACCAAGGACATCTCCTCGTCGACAACCTGGAACTCGCAGAACGCATCCGGCTTCTGGGTCGATCACCTCAGGACGGCGTCCTTCGCCTACGGCTACACCGGCTGCGCGGCGAAGGACGCGGAGTTCGACGTGAAGTCCGCGGTGCAGCAGGCGGCGGACAAGAAGTGGTCGACGATGACCTTCGGCATGAAGGCCGCGAGCGAGACCGACGGATACGCGTGGAAGCGGTTTTCGGACGACGCCTATCTGCGAGTTCAATACAACCGTCCGCCGCCGCAGGTCAAGACGTCGCAGCTGACCATGGAGTACGGCGGATCCTGCAAGGCAGCCGCCAGCGCCGCGCGGGTACGTACCCTGGGCAAGATCTACGCGAACGACGTCACCGACCCCGACGGCGACTCCGTCTCCGTACAGTTCGCGGCGAGCTGGGACACCGGCGACGGCAAGGGCGTGATCACCCGCTGGAAGGCTGCTCTGACGACGGCTAAGAAGTCCGGATCCGACTTCGTGGTCACCCTGCCGTCCTCGATCCCCACCAACAAGACGGTGAACTGGTACGTCCGCTCCTACGACGGCGCCCAGTACTCACCGTGGTCGTCCACGGGCGCGACCGGCTGCTACTTCGTGTACGACACCAGCGTGCCGAAGGCACCCGCCATCTCCTCCGCCATCTACCCGGCCTCGAACCCCGAGGACCCCGAGGACCCCTGGTACGACGGAGTAGGCCAGTACGGCAACTTCGTGATCACCGGCGCCGTCTCCGACGTGACGAAGTACTGGTTCGGCATCAACGGCGACCCGGTCTCCGCCAACACGGTCGCCACCTCGGCCGGAGCGGCCAGGACCGTGCCCGTACTGCCGCTCAAGCCGGGCCTCAACACCTTCACCGCACGGTCCTTCGACACCGCCGGCAACGCCTCCGAGATCCGCACCTACCAGTTCCGGGTTAAGTCGGGGCAGCTGGAGCGTGCCGACTGGTCGATGGACGAGGCGGCCGGCGCCACCCAGGCGGTTGGCAGCGCGCCCGAGCAGACCGCGACCCTGCACGGCGGCCCGACGCCGAACGTGGAGGGCAAGTTCGGCAAGGCGGTGCAGTTCGACGGCGTCGACGACTACGCCGCCACCGACATCGCCACCATCAACACCGACGTCAGCTTCTCCGTGTCCGCCTGGGTGAAGCTGTCCGCCATGCCGACCGGTGCGGCGGTCGTCGCCTCCCAACGGGGCAACAACAAGCCGGGCTTCGAGCTGTCCTACTCCAAGGGCAACGACCGCTGGGTGTACACCCAGTACACCGCCGACACCGCCACCGGCACCCCCGTCCAGGCCATGCAGGCCGCCGCGGGTGGAGTCAAAGCGGGCGAGTGGACCCATCTGGTCGGCATCTATTCCGCCAGTGAGAAGCTGCTGAAGCTGTATGTCAACGGCGCCCTGGCCGGGACAACGGCCTACAGCACGCCATGGAACGCGCGGCGCGGCATGGTGATCGGCGGCAGTTTCCTGGGCGGCACGCCGACGTCGCCCTTTCCCGGCGTCATCGACGAGGTGAAGACCTTCGAGAAGCCGCTGACCACCGCCGAGGTCTCGAGCCTCTACAGCTCGAACTCGGTCGGCGCCGGCCGTCCCGCCCGCATGGTGTTTCACATGGAGGACACCGCCGAGGCGACCGCGCTGAGCGGCCGGGCGGATGTGAACCCTGCGGTCCTCAAGGGCGGCGCCACGACCGGCGCCGCCGGGGTGGACGGCAACGCACTGACCCTGGACGGCACCGACGACTACGCCATCACGGGCAGCCCGCACGTCAACACCTCGTACAGCTTCGCCGTATCGGCCTGGGTGAAGCTGTCGAAGACCAAACCGACCCACGCCGCGACCGTCGCCTCGCAGATCGGCGCTGTGGTGACGGGGCCGGAGCTGTACTACTCCAGCTCCAATGACCGGTGGGCGTTCAACCAGCACAGCGCCGACACCGCCGACTCCACTGTGGCGCGGGCCATGCAGCCCACGGGCACCACCGCCTACGGGGGTGAGTGGACCCATCTGGTGGGCGTGCAGGACACCGTGGCCCACACGCTCTCGCTGTACGTCAACGGGACCCTGGCCGGCACCGCCGTCCTGCCCGCGACCTGGTACGCCGGGGGCGCGGTGCAGATCGGAGCCAGCGCGTTCCAGGGCGTGCCCACCTCGTTCTTCCCCGGCCAGATCGACGACGTGCGGCTGTTCGACCGGCCGGTGTCCGCCGGTGAGGTGCAGCAGCTGTTCAAGCAGCGCGCGGTGGTCAAGGGCCGCTGGAAGTTCGAGACGGCCACCGGCACCCCGCTGACCTCCCCCGATGCCTCGTCCTCCGGAAACGCCATGACCCTGTACAACGGCGCCCAGGCAGGCTCGGGCGGGGTCGAAGCCGGCTTGGGCGGGGTCGACGGCACCGTCACCTTCGACGGTACGGACGACTACGCGGCGGCCTCCGTGGTGCCGGTCGACACCAGCGCCAGCTTCACCGTCAGCGCCTTCGTCCAGACGGCCGCCGTCCCGACGGGTCCGGTCACCGTCATGAGCGCTCCGGGCGCCAAGAAGAGCGCGTTCGCGGTGCGCTACGAGCCCAGCGCCACCCCGGCCACCGATCCGGGCCGCTGGCGGATCGCCACGGCCGACTCCGACAGCGACTCCGCCACGGTCTCCGACATCGGCAACGGCATGTTCTACACGCCCACCGACTGGAACCACGTGGCTCTCGTCTACGACGGTTTCTCCAAGGAGATCCGTCTCTACGTCAACGGCGAGCTCCAGGAGACGGCCTGCGCCGACGCCGACGACGACGGGGTGCAGGACGACGCGAGCTGCACCGACACCGTCTCGTGGTCGGACGACGTACTGACCTACAAGGCCGCGAAGACCCTGCAGCTGGGCCGGGACACGTCCGGAAGCACGTCCGGCCAGTACTTCCCCGGTTCGCTCTCCGACGTCTGGGTCTTCCAGGGCGCGCTGAACGAGACCCAGATCGACTACCTCGTCCTCGGCACGCCGGGCGTAGAGACCACCGTCCCCAGCGGCGACTGA
- a CDS encoding DNA polymerase III subunit delta', translating into MTVWDDLVGQEKVSEQLAAAARDADALVTAATSATPPPEASKMTHAWLFTGPPGAGRAQVARAFAAALQCVSPDRALGGAPGCGFCDGCHTALIGTHADVSTVAAVGSQILAEDMRDTVRKSYTSPATGRWQVILVEDAERLNEKSANAVLKAVEEPAPRTVWLLCAPSLEDVLPTIRSRCRHLNLRTPSVDAVADMLVRREGIEPAVAAAAARATQGHVDRARRLATDPAARERRAAVLKLPLRVDDIGGCLRAAQELVDAATEDAKQLAEEMDGKETEELKAAMGASQGGRMPRGTAGVMKDLEDKQKRRRTRTQRDSLDLALTDLTAFYRDVLALQLGSRVAIANADAEDALERLARGTRPETTLRRIEAIAACRQALDRNVAPLLAVEAMTMALRAG; encoded by the coding sequence ATGACCGTGTGGGACGACCTCGTCGGCCAGGAGAAGGTGAGTGAGCAGCTGGCCGCTGCCGCTCGGGACGCCGACGCGCTCGTCACCGCGGCCACCTCCGCCACGCCGCCGCCCGAGGCGTCGAAGATGACACACGCCTGGCTGTTCACGGGCCCGCCCGGTGCCGGCCGCGCCCAGGTGGCGAGGGCGTTCGCCGCCGCGCTGCAGTGCGTGAGCCCGGACCGGGCACTCGGCGGTGCCCCCGGCTGCGGGTTCTGCGACGGCTGTCATACGGCGCTCATCGGCACTCACGCCGATGTCAGCACCGTCGCCGCCGTCGGCTCGCAGATCCTCGCCGAGGACATGCGCGACACGGTCCGCAAGTCGTACACGTCGCCTGCCACGGGCCGCTGGCAGGTCATCCTCGTCGAGGACGCCGAGCGGCTGAACGAGAAGTCCGCCAACGCCGTCCTGAAGGCGGTCGAGGAGCCCGCCCCGCGGACGGTCTGGCTGCTGTGCGCCCCCTCCCTGGAGGACGTGCTGCCCACCATCCGCTCCCGCTGCCGGCACCTGAACCTGCGCACGCCCTCCGTCGACGCCGTCGCCGACATGCTCGTACGGCGCGAGGGCATCGAGCCGGCCGTGGCCGCGGCCGCCGCGCGGGCCACGCAGGGGCATGTCGACCGGGCCCGGCGCCTGGCCACCGACCCCGCCGCCCGTGAGCGCCGCGCGGCCGTGCTGAAGCTGCCCCTGCGCGTCGACGACATCGGCGGCTGCCTCAGAGCGGCCCAGGAGCTGGTCGACGCGGCCACCGAGGACGCCAAGCAGCTCGCGGAGGAGATGGACGGGAAGGAGACCGAGGAGCTGAAGGCGGCGATGGGCGCGTCCCAGGGCGGCCGCATGCCGCGCGGCACGGCGGGCGTGATGAAGGACCTGGAGGACAAGCAGAAGCGCCGCAGGACGCGTACGCAGCGTGACAGCCTCGACCTCGCGCTCACCGACCTGACCGCCTTCTACCGCGACGTCCTGGCCCTCCAGCTCGGCTCCCGCGTCGCGATCGCCAACGCGGACGCCGAGGACGCGTTGGAGCGGCTCGCCCGCGGCACCAGACCGGAGACCACCCTCCGCCGCATCGAGGCCATCGCCGCGTGCAGACAGGCCCTCGACCGCAACGTGGCTCCGCTGCTGGCGGTGGAGGCGATGACGATGGCGCTGAGAGCGGGCTGA
- a CDS encoding acyltransferase family protein: MLGLDGLRGLAALYVVLFHCWLYTFPGYPDSSAPPWLDGLMFGRLAVVFFLVLSGFSLAISPARHGWRSGGVAQFLRRRAWRILPPYWAALVMSLIISWFVVPASHFGPPTGSSILVYGLLGQDMFTAPTPNGAFWSIGVEAELYLLFPLLLFVRRRWSAAVLVACVTLPVIARGLMAAGATPVEGDNWLAPHLAPVFVAGMVGAGIVVASDRVRRLPWGWFAVLAAMPVLALGVVRGSVWTVHHYFWVDLAIAPAMTMLIAAVATGRPAILVRLLTARPIRSLGNFSYSLYLIHLPIVMAVIRRVAPHFVSPGLPTFGFTLIVALPVSVLGGWLFSRIFEIPFKGNRSWKSMIALGRSHWTGRSARDLQRI, from the coding sequence GTGCTGGGTCTGGATGGTCTCCGCGGCTTGGCGGCACTGTATGTGGTGCTGTTCCACTGCTGGTTGTACACGTTCCCGGGGTATCCCGACAGTTCGGCGCCTCCATGGCTGGATGGGCTGATGTTCGGGCGTCTTGCCGTCGTCTTCTTTCTGGTGCTGTCCGGCTTCTCCCTGGCGATCTCCCCGGCGCGTCACGGTTGGCGGTCGGGCGGCGTCGCCCAGTTCCTGCGCCGACGCGCCTGGCGCATCCTGCCTCCGTATTGGGCAGCGCTGGTCATGAGCCTGATCATTTCCTGGTTCGTGGTGCCGGCTTCGCACTTCGGACCACCTACGGGCTCGTCAATTCTGGTGTACGGCCTGCTCGGCCAGGACATGTTCACCGCCCCGACACCGAACGGCGCGTTCTGGTCGATCGGAGTTGAGGCCGAGCTTTATCTCCTCTTTCCCCTTCTCCTGTTCGTCCGGCGGCGATGGAGCGCAGCGGTCCTGGTCGCGTGCGTGACTCTTCCGGTCATCGCCCGTGGCCTGATGGCGGCAGGCGCAACCCCGGTGGAGGGCGACAACTGGCTCGCTCCACATCTCGCTCCCGTGTTCGTCGCAGGCATGGTGGGCGCGGGAATCGTGGTCGCGTCGGACAGAGTCCGGCGCCTGCCCTGGGGATGGTTCGCCGTCCTGGCCGCCATGCCCGTCCTGGCTCTCGGCGTCGTCCGGGGTTCTGTTTGGACGGTGCACCACTACTTCTGGGTGGATCTCGCCATCGCTCCCGCCATGACGATGCTGATTGCCGCGGTTGCCACCGGCAGACCCGCCATCCTCGTGCGGCTCCTGACCGCGCGGCCCATTCGGAGTCTCGGTAACTTCTCCTACAGCCTCTACCTGATCCATCTGCCGATCGTCATGGCCGTGATTCGCCGAGTGGCCCCGCATTTCGTATCGCCCGGCCTGCCCACATTCGGGTTCACGCTCATCGTGGCCCTGCCGGTTTCGGTGCTTGGGGGATGGCTTTTTTCTCGGATCTTCGAGATCCCCTTCAAGGGGAACAGATCCTGGAAGTCCATGATCGCGCTGGGCCGTTCCCACTGGACCGGCAGGAGTGCGAGAGACCTCCAACGGATCTGA
- a CDS encoding alpha/beta hydrolase, with translation MYLRRSPRRLRTGVTLLSLAALLVSGCSAEGSTSSAGSTAVAALAALPRATPSGLSPYYGQKLSWRGCGVTGFECATMKAPLDYAEPGAGDVRLAVARKKATGRGKRLGSLLVNPGGPGGSAVGYLQQYAGIGYPAEIRARYDMVAVDPRGVARSEPVECLDGREMDAYAQTDTTPDGQRETGELVDAYKEFAQGCGAHSPRLLRHVSTVEAARDMDILRAVLGDRKLTYVGASYGTFLGATYAGLFPDRVGRLVLDGAMDPSLPARRLNLDQTAGFETAFQSFAKDCVRQPDCPLGGKGAPPAKVGENLKAFFRKLDAQPIPTGDPDGRKLGEALATTGVIAAMYDESTWAQLREALTSAMKENDGAGLLVLSDSYYERDADGRYANLMAANAAVNCLDLPAAFATPDQVEKALPSFEKASPVFGEGLAWASLNCAYWPVRPTGEPHRIEARGAAPIVVVGTTRDPATPYRWARSLSRQLASARLLTYEGDGHTAYGRGSACIDSTIDTYLLHGTPPAEGKRCT, from the coding sequence ATGTACCTCAGGCGTTCCCCCCGCAGGCTCCGTACCGGCGTCACCCTTCTCTCCCTCGCCGCGCTGCTCGTCTCCGGCTGCTCCGCCGAGGGGTCGACGAGTTCCGCCGGTTCGACGGCAGTGGCGGCGCTCGCCGCGCTTCCGCGGGCCACGCCGTCGGGGCTATCGCCGTACTACGGGCAGAAGTTGAGCTGGCGCGGCTGTGGGGTCACCGGATTCGAGTGCGCCACGATGAAGGCGCCGCTCGACTACGCCGAGCCGGGCGCGGGCGACGTCCGGCTCGCGGTCGCCCGCAAGAAGGCGACGGGCCGGGGCAAGCGGCTCGGCTCGCTCCTGGTGAACCCGGGCGGACCGGGCGGCTCGGCGGTCGGCTACCTCCAGCAGTACGCCGGCATCGGCTACCCCGCCGAGATCCGCGCCCGCTACGACATGGTCGCCGTCGACCCGAGGGGCGTGGCCCGCAGCGAGCCCGTGGAGTGCCTCGACGGGCGCGAGATGGACGCGTACGCGCAGACGGACACCACCCCCGACGGCCAGCGGGAGACCGGCGAACTCGTCGACGCGTACAAGGAGTTCGCGCAAGGATGCGGCGCGCACTCGCCGCGGCTGCTGCGACACGTCTCCACCGTGGAGGCGGCCCGTGACATGGACATCCTGCGGGCGGTCCTGGGCGACAGGAAGCTGACCTACGTGGGGGCGTCGTACGGGACGTTCCTCGGGGCGACGTACGCGGGCCTGTTCCCGGACCGGGTGGGCCGGCTCGTCCTGGACGGCGCGATGGACCCGTCGCTGCCCGCCCGCCGGCTGAACCTGGACCAGACGGCGGGCTTCGAGACGGCGTTCCAGTCGTTCGCGAAGGACTGCGTACGCCAGCCCGACTGCCCGCTCGGCGGGAAGGGTGCCCCTCCCGCCAAGGTCGGCGAGAACCTCAAGGCCTTCTTCCGCAAGCTCGACGCGCAACCGATCCCCACCGGCGACCCGGACGGCCGCAAGCTCGGCGAGGCCCTCGCCACGACCGGCGTGATCGCGGCGATGTACGACGAGAGCACGTGGGCGCAGTTGCGCGAGGCGCTGACCTCGGCGATGAAGGAGAACGACGGCGCGGGCCTGCTCGTCCTCTCCGACAGCTACTACGAGCGGGACGCCGACGGCCGCTACGCCAACCTGATGGCCGCCAACGCGGCCGTGAACTGCCTCGACCTCCCCGCCGCCTTCGCCACCCCCGACCAGGTGGAAAAGGCACTCCCGTCCTTCGAGAAGGCCTCCCCGGTCTTCGGTGAGGGTCTCGCCTGGGCCTCCCTGAACTGTGCGTACTGGCCGGTGCGGCCCACGGGCGAGCCACACCGCATCGAGGCGAGGGGCGCCGCCCCGATCGTCGTCGTCGGCACCACCCGCGACCCGGCGACCCCGTACCGCTGGGCCCGCTCCCTCTCCCGCCAGCTCGCCTCGGCCCGTCTCCTCACCTACGAGGGCGACGGCCACACCGCCTACGGCCGCGGCAGCGCCTGCATCGACTCCACGATCGACACCTACCTGCTCCACGGGACACCGCCGGCGGAGGGCAAGCGCTGCACGTAG